GTAGATGGTGAGCTCACCCGCGCCGACCTCGGCGGAGGCACCCTCGGCCGCCTCGGCCGAGTTGCCCTTGAGGCCGATCAGCTCGATCTTGTACGGCTCGTTCGCGAGCTCGACGAGCGCGTCGGCGTCGTTGGTCACCCGGCGTGAGAACTTCTGGTTCTCCTTGATGATCTTCTTCATCCGCGACTCGATCTTCTCGAGGTCGGCCGGGGTGAAGGGAACCTCGACGTCGAAGTCGTAGTAGAACCCGTTCTCGATCGGCGGGCCGATGCCGAGCTTCGCCTCCGGGAAGATCTCCTGCACGGCCTGGGCGAGCACGTGGGCACACGAGTGCCGGAGGATGTCGCGACCGTCCTTGGACGCCATCGCGACGCCCTCGACGGTGTCGCCGTCGACGAGCTCGTAGCTCAGGTCCTTGAGGGCACCCTCGAGGCCACCCACGCGCGCCGCGATGACGTCAGGCTGCTCGGTGAAGAGCTCCCATGCCTTCGTGCCGGCGGCGACGGTGCACTCCTCCGTGCCGTCTGCGGTGACGATGCTGACCTTGATCTCGGACACGGTTGAGCTCCCTCAGGTTGCGGGCGGGCTACGGCCCCGCCTCGTGGCGTGATCCTAGCGACGACAGCGTGCGGTCTCGAACGCGTATCGGGTGCCCGTCCGGGCAGCGACGCAGCGGTGCGGGCTGCCGGTCAGAGCTCGGGCAGCCTGCGGGTGGACACGAGCTCGCGCGCCACCTCGTTCAGCTTCGTGTTGGTCGTCTGCGAGTAGCGACGCAGGACGTCGAAGGCCTGCGCGTCGTCGAGGTCGTAGCGCTCCATGAGGATGCCCTGCGCCTGGCCCACCAGCTTGCGCGCGTCGATCGCCTGGCTGAGCGACTCCTCCTGGCGCGCGGCAGCCAGCGCCACCGAGGCATGCCGGCCGATGATCTCCGCGATCGCGACCTCGTCGACGTCGAACGCATGCGGCCGGCTGGCGTAGAACGTCAGGGCGCCGAGGGTGTGCTTCGAGGTCCACAGGCGCACCGACAGCGCGCTGTGGAGCCCGAGCCCCGCGACGGACGGACCCCAGTGCGCCCAGCGGCTGTCGAGTGCCGAGTCCTTCACGAGGACGGAGTGCTCTTCACGCACCGCGACGAACGCCGGCCCCTCGCCGAGGTCGACCTGGAGCCGGTCCGCCTTGTCGGCGATCTCTGCGGTGCGCGGCCCGCTCTCGACCAGCCTTCCGTGCCGCAGGAGCAGGATCGAGGCGCAGTCGGTGCCCACGAGCGCAGGGGCCGAGTCGAGCAGCAGCTCGATGGTCTCCTCCAGACCACCCTGCTCGTGCAGCTCGTGGGCGAGCTGGGCGAACGTGAGCGCTGAGCGCGGCTCCGGCACGGACAACCTCCGAGGCACTCTGGCAGGGCGGAATGCCCATCCTGCCGTCCCCGGAAAGGTAGCGCCGATCTCCGTCCCACCGCAGCGCTTCGCCTGTGCAGGCACAGGTAGTCCGCCGCCCGCGCGCGGGTACGGGGCGGTGCATGAGGCACGTACCCGGTCCCGACCCCGACGATCCCAAGACGCTCGACCGCAACTTCCACGAGCTGCTGCAGGAGCTGCGCGTGACCCAGACAGGCGTCCAGCTCCTGTCCGGCTTCCTGCTCACGGTCCCGTTCTCGGACCGTTTCAAGGAGCTCGACGACGTGCAGCTCGCGGCGTACGTCGTGGTCTTCTGCGGCTCGCTGCTCGCGACGTCCCTGCTGGTCGCACCGGTCGCCTTCCACCGCGTGCTGTTCCGGCGACGTCAGCGCAAGCTGATCGTCGAGCTGGCGAACTGGTGCGCGCTCGGCGGCCTGGCGGTGCTGGGGCTGGTCACCAGCGGGATCCTGTTCCTGGTGATCGACCTGGTCGCCCCACGCCCCGCGGCCGTGGCCTCGTTGGCCTTCGCGCTCGTGCTCTTCGCCGTCATCTGGGCGGTGCTGCCCCTGGTCGGGGCAGCCCGCACCCACGGACACGTGGTCGAGTCAGGCGACGAGCCTGTTGCGGAGGAGTGACTTCGCCTCCTCGGCCCCACGGATGGAGGACGTCTGGGCGCGTGCGAAGAAGGCAGCGGCCTCCTCGTCGCCGGCGCGTCGCGCATCCTCGATGTACGTCTCGAGGCGCAGCGCGTTGCTGAGGCAGGTCTCCGTGAACCAGATCAGGTTGTAGTCCTTGTCGGCGGTGCCGGTGATGACGCCCGCCTCGGTGAGCTGTGCCATGGATCTCTCCCTCGTGTAGATGGTGTGCCCGGGAGTTACCCGCGTGGCCCCGACCCATGCTCCGTGGTGGGGTGCTCCGTCGGGTCGGTCCGCTCCGGGAGGTCGCCGACGACCTCCTTGCCACGGCGCCGGTCGCGCAGGGCGGCGAACACGAGGATGCTCGCGACGAAGGCGAGGGCGATTGCTCCAGCGAGCCAGTAGGTCCAGTGCATGCGGCCGGTGTACCCATCTGCAGAACCTTCATGCATCGGCGTGCTTGGCCTTGTCCTGGTGGTCTGGACCGGTCTAGGTTCGAAATGCAGCACAGGTGACACAGACCTGCTCAAGACGTGGGCAGGCTCCATACGAATCCCGCAAGGAATCGTCATGCACCTCTCTTCCATCTCTGCGAACACTGCTGT
The sequence above is a segment of the Nocardioides jiangxiensis genome. Coding sequences within it:
- a CDS encoding GAF and ANTAR domain-containing protein, encoding MPEPRSALTFAQLAHELHEQGGLEETIELLLDSAPALVGTDCASILLLRHGRLVESGPRTAEIADKADRLQVDLGEGPAFVAVREEHSVLVKDSALDSRWAHWGPSVAGLGLHSALSVRLWTSKHTLGALTFYASRPHAFDVDEVAIAEIIGRHASVALAAARQEESLSQAIDARKLVGQAQGILMERYDLDDAQAFDVLRRYSQTTNTKLNEVARELVSTRRLPEL
- a CDS encoding DUF6328 family protein, giving the protein MRHVPGPDPDDPKTLDRNFHELLQELRVTQTGVQLLSGFLLTVPFSDRFKELDDVQLAAYVVVFCGSLLATSLLVAPVAFHRVLFRRRQRKLIVELANWCALGGLAVLGLVTSGILFLVIDLVAPRPAAVASLAFALVLFAVIWAVLPLVGAARTHGHVVESGDEPVAEE